A stretch of the Bacillus licheniformis DSM 13 = ATCC 14580 genome encodes the following:
- a CDS encoding bifunctional folylpolyglutamate synthase/dihydrofolate synthase has protein sequence MFKTFDEALSWINGRLKFGVKPGLERMEWLLRKLGHPEKKLNAVHVAGTNGKGSTIAFLRSVLNEAGYTAGTFTSPYIITFNERISVDGAPISDEEWTALFNEVGPLVLELEKTEFGAATEFEIITACAFLYFAKYRRTDFVIFETGLGGRLDSTNVVKPMLTVITSIGHDHTAILGGTLKEIAAEKAGIIKRGVPVITAVHQHEAAEVIKRKAMETESAFISLHEDCQLYGELSLPEGEQFSLKTPLHHYEGIETSLIGTHQRQNASLAILAAEWLTAEKHAAIGEKELKRGIRNAGWPGRFEKVLNKPLVYIDGAHNKEGMERLAETISSHFAGRNIHVCFSALKDKPYRDMIRKIESFASSIHFTSFDFPRAESAQKLFEQSTADYKTFDEDIASVFRYIEEKAEEEKAVVVITGSLYFISAVRAALTE, from the coding sequence TTGTTCAAAACGTTTGATGAAGCACTCAGCTGGATTAACGGAAGGCTTAAATTCGGCGTGAAGCCGGGTTTGGAACGAATGGAATGGCTGCTGAGAAAGCTCGGGCACCCCGAGAAAAAGCTCAATGCGGTTCATGTCGCCGGAACAAACGGAAAAGGTTCAACGATCGCTTTTCTCCGTTCGGTATTAAATGAAGCCGGTTATACAGCAGGCACCTTCACATCACCGTATATCATCACCTTTAACGAACGGATCAGCGTTGACGGCGCCCCGATCTCAGATGAAGAATGGACGGCGCTCTTTAATGAGGTCGGGCCTCTTGTCCTTGAGCTTGAAAAAACCGAATTCGGAGCCGCCACAGAATTTGAAATTATTACGGCATGCGCATTTTTATATTTTGCTAAATACAGGCGGACAGATTTTGTTATTTTTGAAACGGGCTTAGGCGGCCGTTTGGATTCGACAAACGTCGTGAAGCCGATGTTAACGGTCATCACTTCGATCGGCCATGACCATACGGCGATATTAGGCGGTACATTGAAAGAGATTGCCGCGGAAAAGGCAGGGATCATCAAACGCGGCGTTCCTGTTATCACAGCCGTTCATCAGCATGAAGCGGCTGAGGTGATAAAGCGAAAGGCGATGGAGACAGAATCTGCTTTTATATCCCTTCACGAGGATTGCCAGCTGTACGGGGAGCTTTCATTGCCTGAGGGAGAGCAGTTTTCGTTGAAAACACCGTTACATCATTATGAAGGAATTGAAACAAGCCTGATCGGCACCCATCAGCGGCAAAACGCGTCTTTGGCCATACTTGCGGCCGAATGGCTGACAGCCGAAAAACATGCGGCGATCGGCGAAAAAGAGCTGAAACGCGGCATTCGTAACGCGGGATGGCCCGGCCGGTTTGAGAAGGTATTGAACAAGCCTCTTGTTTATATCGACGGCGCTCATAACAAAGAAGGGATGGAGCGGCTGGCCGAGACGATCTCCTCCCACTTCGCCGGGCGGAATATTCACGTATGCTTCAGCGCTCTTAAAGATAAGCCGTACAGAGACATGATCCGCAAAATCGAGTCGTTTGCGTCATCGATTCACTTCACATCCTTTGATTTCCCGAGGGCGGAATCCGCTCAAAAGCTGTTTGAGCAAAGTACCGCTGATTATAAAACATTTGATGAAGACATCGCCTCTGTTTTCCGGTATATCGAAGAAAAAGCTGAAGAGGAAAAAGCGGTGGTCGTTATCACCGGGTCGCTTTATTTTATTTCCGCCGTCAGGGCAGCTTTAACTGAATAA
- a CDS encoding SPOR domain-containing protein: MKKRKSKKNSAKKAPEQDPLKVMINGREETIYGNEKEFSNRNEEKKFTFSNWEEKRKAEREISASKEDGTHETGEFTWTPPDEEETVYKDDPKVVAPYQKKNEPKNNRKTKTSLTYPVKRFAATIVFAVLLGTGLGLFALNLATHKEGVPASGSLGADAENGQTVKAGDSGAEEKKSGEKNSGQAGESFNSFAVQAGKFSSKEGADTLASQIADKGYAAVSIAKDDGFYVIAGITGEKQMTSELGKILIENDFEAWGGKELPVAIESGLLEPFKEAAELSAKAILGAEVTSQNIADVKAQLDGAQSKGSEEVKKSILEAVNLLEKPTAANGWKSQQLLLGQIK, translated from the coding sequence ATGAAAAAACGGAAAAGCAAGAAAAACTCAGCTAAAAAAGCGCCCGAACAAGACCCGCTTAAAGTGATGATCAACGGCAGAGAAGAGACTATCTACGGAAATGAAAAAGAGTTTTCCAACAGAAATGAAGAAAAGAAGTTTACCTTTTCGAACTGGGAAGAAAAGAGAAAGGCAGAACGGGAAATATCGGCTTCAAAAGAGGACGGCACACATGAAACAGGTGAATTTACATGGACGCCACCGGACGAAGAAGAAACCGTCTACAAAGACGATCCTAAAGTGGTGGCGCCTTATCAAAAGAAAAACGAGCCCAAAAACAACCGCAAAACGAAAACGTCTCTTACGTATCCTGTGAAGCGATTTGCCGCGACCATCGTCTTTGCTGTTTTGCTCGGGACGGGACTCGGTCTGTTTGCGCTGAATCTCGCAACGCATAAAGAAGGAGTGCCGGCTTCCGGCAGTCTTGGGGCGGATGCTGAAAACGGCCAGACCGTTAAAGCCGGTGACTCCGGTGCCGAGGAGAAAAAGAGCGGAGAAAAAAATAGCGGACAAGCGGGAGAATCTTTTAACAGCTTCGCCGTTCAGGCCGGAAAGTTTTCGTCTAAAGAAGGAGCGGATACGCTGGCCTCTCAAATCGCAGACAAGGGGTATGCCGCCGTGTCGATTGCCAAGGACGACGGGTTTTATGTAATCGCCGGAATAACGGGAGAAAAGCAGATGACATCTGAACTTGGCAAAATATTAATCGAAAACGATTTTGAAGCGTGGGGCGGAAAAGAGCTTCCGGTTGCAATCGAGTCCGGTTTGCTGGAGCCTTTTAAAGAAGCGGCTGAGCTGTCGGCAAAAGCGATTCTCGGCGCGGAGGTTACATCTCAAAACATAGCCGATGTCAAAGCTCAACTTGACGGGGCCCAATCAAAAGGCTCTGAAGAGGTAAAGAAGAGCATACTGGAAGCCGTCAACCTTCTGGAGAAACCGACCGCAGCCAACGGCTGGAAGAGCCAGCAGCTATTGCTGGGCCAAATTAAATAA
- a CDS encoding LysM peptidoglycan-binding domain-containing protein: MPQNNRLQFSVEESICFQKGQEVSELLSISLDPDITVQEVNDYVSIRGSLELTGEYNIDQTREYAELPATSRFVEDVKLKGDGSAELTHCFPVDITIPKDKVNHLNDVFVFIDAFDYQLTDARMLTIQADLAIEGLLNVSGEAGEEEPRTMPAAVHPEEELEPAYRSPSNDEDQGEEKEYLIQLDRPYEEQDEEQAEEHDTGEETVPIYQSFLGNDTEEAKPFFTASLSAAERTKREIENQKEASLEQPEEEYKLKREKVEEEPEEYELKREKVEEEPEEYELKREEAEEEPELSHSSYQPHEELKENPFYSVPPLLKEDQNDREPEAFEVEVTQEAEAIDEEEEAGHTIEIPEYSFHEQTEPEEERDEMQAADEQEVSAKENDNALYLTKLFTKQGEEEFTRMRMCIVQQNDTIDLLCERYDINVQQLIRMNSLSLDEELKEGQILYIPDYQNSHA; encoded by the coding sequence TTGCCGCAAAACAATCGTTTGCAATTTTCTGTAGAAGAGTCAATCTGTTTTCAAAAAGGACAGGAAGTATCCGAATTATTATCGATTTCATTGGATCCTGACATTACCGTTCAGGAAGTAAATGATTATGTATCCATACGAGGGTCATTAGAGCTGACAGGCGAATACAACATAGATCAAACCCGGGAGTATGCAGAGCTGCCTGCGACAAGCCGATTTGTAGAAGATGTAAAGCTGAAAGGGGACGGCAGCGCAGAGCTGACGCATTGTTTCCCAGTGGATATCACCATCCCGAAAGACAAAGTCAATCATTTAAACGACGTATTTGTTTTTATTGACGCTTTCGATTATCAGCTGACAGATGCGAGGATGCTGACGATTCAGGCTGATTTGGCGATTGAAGGCCTCTTGAATGTGAGCGGTGAAGCGGGTGAAGAAGAACCGCGCACTATGCCTGCGGCCGTCCATCCGGAAGAGGAGCTCGAACCTGCCTACAGATCACCTTCAAACGACGAAGATCAGGGTGAAGAGAAAGAATATTTGATCCAGCTTGACAGACCTTACGAAGAGCAGGACGAAGAACAGGCGGAAGAACATGATACCGGTGAGGAAACGGTTCCGATTTACCAGTCGTTTCTCGGAAACGACACAGAGGAAGCTAAACCGTTTTTTACAGCGTCTTTGTCGGCGGCAGAGCGTACGAAGCGCGAAATAGAAAATCAAAAAGAAGCCTCTCTTGAACAGCCGGAAGAAGAATATAAGCTGAAAAGAGAGAAAGTGGAAGAGGAACCGGAAGAATATGAGCTGAAAAGAGAGAAAGTGGAAGAGGAACCGGAAGAATATGAGCTGAAAAGAGAAGAAGCGGAAGAAGAGCCGGAGCTGTCGCACAGCTCTTATCAACCTCACGAGGAACTGAAAGAGAACCCGTTCTACAGTGTTCCTCCTCTTCTGAAGGAAGACCAGAATGACAGGGAGCCTGAGGCTTTTGAGGTTGAGGTGACACAGGAAGCAGAAGCGATTGATGAAGAAGAGGAAGCCGGGCATACGATTGAAATCCCGGAATATTCGTTTCATGAGCAGACGGAGCCCGAAGAAGAAAGAGATGAAATGCAGGCAGCGGATGAACAGGAAGTGTCAGCAAAGGAAAACGACAACGCACTCTATTTGACAAAGCTGTTTACAAAGCAGGGAGAGGAGGAGTTTACTCGAATGAGGATGTGCATCGTTCAGCAAAATGATACGATTGATCTTCTGTGCGAGCGCTATGATATTAACGTCCAGCAGCTCATCCGGATGAATTCCCTTTCCCTTGACGAGGAATTAAAAGAGGGACAGATCCTTTATATACCGGATTATCAAAACAGCCATGCCTAA
- the ysxE gene encoding spore coat protein YsxE yields MEGIQSVLNEYGLTPEYMESVSSKVWKVYTDHGVFALKKLAASRNTRFTEQMIMLEEKGYRQFVPVYRNRTGEFLTQAGEDVCYLMPWLTLEREEERDQKHEYMFKEIALLHQRTEKELGVRREEILGHYERTKRKWEQQKQKYEAFIMKAENEWYMSPFQLQAAMYFKETISAADFALARLEDWHEAMREKESARMVLNHGHLSVRHFLYNDTGTGYFTNFEKAGHAPPANDLIVFFTRMFKTNPVMCTECVNWFYTYHNVYPLREEEIGLFLSYMAYPGPVFGVLNRYEHEKGLGEKEACTRLLKAYWQMKNAEPLVMSIHETEENRKLQEETESPSS; encoded by the coding sequence ATGGAAGGCATCCAGTCTGTTTTAAATGAGTACGGTCTTACGCCTGAATATATGGAGTCCGTCAGTTCAAAGGTGTGGAAAGTGTATACGGATCACGGTGTATTTGCTCTGAAAAAATTGGCGGCTTCAAGAAACACCCGCTTCACGGAACAGATGATCATGCTGGAGGAAAAAGGCTACAGGCAGTTCGTTCCTGTCTATCGAAACCGCACAGGCGAATTTTTAACGCAAGCCGGAGAAGATGTCTGCTATCTCATGCCCTGGCTTACTCTTGAAAGGGAGGAAGAGCGGGATCAAAAACACGAATATATGTTTAAAGAAATCGCTCTTCTTCACCAGCGGACGGAAAAAGAGCTCGGCGTGAGGCGGGAAGAAATACTCGGACACTATGAACGGACAAAACGGAAATGGGAACAGCAAAAACAGAAATATGAAGCATTCATCATGAAAGCGGAAAACGAATGGTATATGTCCCCGTTCCAGCTTCAGGCGGCCATGTATTTCAAAGAGACGATATCAGCTGCCGACTTTGCGCTCGCCCGCCTTGAAGATTGGCATGAAGCCATGAGAGAAAAAGAGTCTGCCAGAATGGTCTTAAACCACGGGCACCTGTCCGTTCGGCATTTTCTCTATAACGATACCGGAACGGGTTACTTTACGAACTTTGAGAAAGCGGGACATGCGCCGCCTGCAAATGATCTCATCGTATTTTTTACTAGAATGTTTAAGACGAACCCCGTTATGTGCACGGAATGTGTAAACTGGTTTTATACGTATCACAATGTCTATCCTTTGCGGGAGGAAGAAATCGGCTTATTCCTCAGCTATATGGCTTACCCGGGGCCTGTATTCGGCGTACTGAACCGCTACGAACATGAGAAGGGGCTCGGGGAAAAAGAAGCCTGTACAAGGCTTTTAAAGGCGTACTGGCAAATGAAAAACGCTGAGCCGCTTGTGATGAGCATTCACGAGACGGAAGAAAACAGAAAACTGCAGGAAGAAACAGAGTCCCCATCATCATGA
- a CDS encoding Maf family protein, whose product MTRQLILASQSPRRKELLDLLQIPYSIVTSNAEEKLIRNFSPAENVKWLAEQKVRAVAEQYPDAVVLGADTIVYYDGAYLGKPKDAEDAERMLSMLSGQTHSVLTGVCIKDGERCETFFEETEVSFWPLEEKEISAYIATGEPFDKAGSYGIQGKGALFVKQIKGDYYTVVGLPISKTMRMLKTFDLHSF is encoded by the coding sequence ATGACCCGACAGCTCATATTGGCTTCACAATCACCCCGCAGAAAGGAACTCCTCGATCTCCTGCAGATTCCGTACAGCATCGTTACGAGCAATGCGGAAGAAAAATTAATTCGAAACTTTTCACCAGCAGAAAACGTCAAATGGTTGGCGGAACAAAAAGTGCGTGCAGTAGCCGAACAATATCCTGATGCCGTCGTGCTTGGCGCCGACACCATTGTTTATTATGACGGAGCTTATTTGGGCAAGCCCAAAGATGCCGAAGATGCAGAACGGATGCTGAGCATGCTTTCGGGACAGACCCATTCAGTGCTCACCGGCGTCTGCATTAAGGACGGCGAAAGATGCGAAACATTTTTTGAGGAAACCGAAGTCTCTTTTTGGCCTCTTGAAGAAAAGGAAATCAGCGCTTACATCGCTACGGGAGAACCGTTTGATAAAGCCGGTTCATACGGAATACAAGGAAAAGGCGCGCTTTTTGTCAAACAGATAAAAGGAGACTATTATACAGTTGTGGGCCTTCCGATTTCCAAAACGATGAGAATGCTGAAAACGTTTGATCTCCACTCCTTTTGA
- a CDS encoding prepilin peptidase, translating into MFIFYLFTAGLVLGSFFNSAGRRIPEKISLIAPRSLCRVCKRQLGFSELIPVLSYLMQRGRCKGCQTPLSIVYPAVELSAAILFAFAGMHVGHEGELVIVLALISLLLIVFVSDVTHMIIPDAVLCFFLPVFAVGRFLVPLEQWHSSLSGAMAGGMLPLLTLLLTKGGIGWGDVKLFAVIGMALGSRLLVLAFFLSAAAGTVLGLIALLAGKLKKNEPMPFAPAILAGTLTSCFYGEPMIEWYLQTAWW; encoded by the coding sequence ATGTTCATCTTTTACCTTTTTACGGCAGGTTTAGTGCTCGGCTCTTTTTTTAATTCGGCCGGGCGCCGCATTCCTGAAAAGATATCATTGATTGCTCCGCGTTCCCTCTGCCGCGTCTGCAAAAGGCAGCTGGGCTTCTCGGAGCTGATACCGGTTTTGTCCTATTTGATGCAGCGGGGGAGGTGCAAAGGATGTCAAACCCCGCTCTCGATCGTGTATCCGGCAGTTGAGCTCTCCGCCGCCATCCTGTTTGCGTTTGCCGGCATGCACGTTGGGCATGAGGGGGAGCTGGTGATTGTGCTTGCTCTTATATCTCTGCTTTTGATCGTCTTTGTATCTGATGTGACACACATGATCATTCCGGATGCTGTTCTTTGTTTTTTCCTGCCTGTCTTTGCCGTCGGACGATTCCTTGTTCCTCTGGAACAGTGGCACTCAAGTTTGAGCGGTGCGATGGCCGGCGGTATGCTGCCCCTCTTGACGCTGCTTTTGACGAAAGGGGGGATCGGCTGGGGAGACGTAAAGCTGTTTGCGGTAATCGGCATGGCGCTCGGCAGCCGCCTCCTCGTTCTCGCTTTTTTCCTCTCGGCAGCCGCAGGAACGGTGCTTGGTCTTATTGCACTCCTGGCAGGCAAACTGAAGAAAAATGAACCAATGCCGTTTGCTCCCGCGATTCTGGCCGGGACGCTGACGAGCTGCTTCTATGGCGAACCAATGATCGAGTGGTACCTTCAAACGGCATGGTGGTGA
- a CDS encoding valine--tRNA ligase, which translates to MDNQELTMPTKYDPSAVEKDRYDYWVNGKFFEAKNDPEKEPYTVVIPPPNVTGKLHLGHAWDSTLQDIVTRMKRMQGYDVLWLPGMDHAGIATQAKVEAKLREEGKTRYDLGREKFLEETWNWKEEYADFIRSQWAKLGLGLDYSRERFTLDEGLSKAVREVFVKLYEKGLIYRGEYIINWDPATKTALSDIEVIYKDVQGAFYHMRYPLKDGSGSIEIATTRPETMLGDTAVAVHPEDERYKHLIGKTVILPITGREIPIVGDDYVDMEFGSGAVKITPAHDPNDFEIGNRHNLERILVMNEDGTMNDNALQYKGMDRFECRKQIVKDLQEEGVLFKIEEHTHSVGHSERSGAVVEPYLSTQWFVQMQPLADAAIELQKSEGKVNFVPDRFEKTYLHWMENIRDWCISRQLWWGHRIPAWYHKETGEIYVGVEAPEDAENWEQDKDVLDTWFSSALWPFSTMGWPDIDEEDFKRYYPTNVLVTGYDIIFFWVSRMIFQGIEFTGERPFKDVLIHGLIRDDQGRKMSKSLGNGVDPMDVIDKYGADSLRYFLATGSSPGQDLRFSFEKVESTWNFANKIWNASRFALMNMDGMTYEELDLSGEKSVADKWILTRLNETIETVTQLADKYEFGEVGRHLYNFIWDDFCDWYIEMAKLPLYGEDEAAKKTTRSILAYVLDQTMRLLHPFMPFLTEEIWQHLPHEGESITVAKWPEAVKEYTDTEAAADMKLLVEVIRAVRNIRSEVNTPLSKQIELYIKTSTPEIAERLEENRSYVERFTNPSLLQIGTDIQAVDKAMTAVVSGAELILPLEGLINIDEEISRLQKELDKLTKEVERVQKKLSNEGFMKKAPAHVIEEERAKEADYTAKREAVEKRIAELKN; encoded by the coding sequence ATGGATAATCAAGAACTGACGATGCCGACAAAATACGATCCGTCTGCAGTTGAAAAAGACAGATACGACTATTGGGTGAACGGCAAATTTTTCGAAGCGAAAAACGATCCTGAAAAAGAACCGTACACCGTTGTCATTCCCCCGCCGAATGTGACGGGTAAGCTGCACTTGGGGCATGCTTGGGATTCCACCTTGCAGGATATCGTGACAAGAATGAAACGGATGCAGGGCTATGACGTGCTCTGGCTGCCGGGTATGGACCACGCCGGTATTGCAACCCAGGCAAAAGTAGAAGCGAAGCTTCGTGAAGAAGGAAAAACGCGCTATGATCTCGGACGCGAAAAATTCCTTGAAGAAACATGGAATTGGAAAGAGGAATATGCCGATTTTATTCGCAGCCAGTGGGCAAAGCTCGGTCTCGGCCTCGATTATTCTAGGGAGCGGTTCACCCTCGATGAGGGGCTTTCTAAAGCGGTGCGCGAAGTATTTGTAAAGCTTTATGAAAAAGGGCTGATTTACCGCGGAGAATATATCATTAACTGGGATCCGGCAACCAAAACGGCTTTGTCAGACATCGAAGTCATCTATAAAGACGTACAAGGTGCGTTCTATCATATGCGATATCCGCTGAAAGACGGTTCAGGCTCGATTGAAATTGCGACGACCCGTCCGGAAACAATGCTCGGCGATACAGCGGTTGCGGTGCATCCGGAAGACGAGCGGTACAAACACCTAATCGGAAAAACGGTCATTCTGCCGATCACGGGCAGAGAAATCCCGATTGTCGGAGACGACTATGTCGATATGGAATTCGGTTCAGGCGCCGTCAAAATTACGCCTGCCCATGATCCGAACGACTTTGAAATCGGAAACCGCCACAACCTTGAACGCATTCTCGTCATGAATGAAGACGGCACGATGAATGACAATGCCCTTCAATATAAAGGCATGGACCGTTTTGAATGCCGCAAGCAGATCGTGAAAGATCTTCAGGAAGAGGGCGTGCTGTTCAAGATTGAAGAACATACGCATTCGGTCGGCCACAGCGAACGAAGCGGAGCAGTCGTTGAGCCGTATTTGTCAACACAGTGGTTCGTGCAAATGCAGCCGCTTGCCGACGCCGCCATCGAATTGCAAAAAAGCGAAGGCAAAGTCAACTTCGTCCCTGACCGTTTTGAAAAAACGTATCTGCACTGGATGGAAAATATCCGCGACTGGTGCATTTCCCGCCAGCTCTGGTGGGGCCATCGGATTCCGGCATGGTACCATAAAGAAACCGGTGAAATCTATGTCGGCGTTGAAGCGCCGGAAGATGCAGAAAACTGGGAGCAGGACAAAGACGTTCTTGATACATGGTTCAGTTCCGCTCTTTGGCCGTTTTCAACGATGGGCTGGCCTGATATCGATGAGGAAGATTTCAAGCGCTACTATCCGACGAACGTCCTTGTCACAGGCTACGATATTATTTTCTTCTGGGTATCGAGAATGATCTTCCAAGGTATCGAATTTACCGGAGAACGTCCGTTTAAAGATGTCTTGATCCACGGGCTCATCCGCGACGACCAGGGCCGCAAAATGAGCAAATCGCTCGGAAACGGCGTCGATCCGATGGATGTAATCGACAAGTACGGAGCGGATTCGCTGCGCTACTTCCTTGCAACAGGAAGCTCTCCGGGTCAGGATTTACGCTTCAGCTTTGAAAAAGTAGAGTCAACATGGAATTTTGCGAACAAGATTTGGAACGCATCAAGGTTCGCTCTGATGAACATGGACGGCATGACATACGAAGAGCTTGACCTGTCAGGGGAAAAATCCGTTGCCGATAAGTGGATTTTAACAAGGTTGAATGAAACGATTGAAACCGTGACACAGCTGGCCGACAAGTACGAATTCGGCGAGGTTGGCCGCCATCTCTACAATTTTATCTGGGATGATTTCTGTGACTGGTACATCGAAATGGCTAAACTTCCGCTTTACGGCGAAGATGAAGCGGCGAAGAAGACAACCCGCTCCATTTTAGCGTATGTGCTGGATCAAACGATGCGCCTCCTGCATCCGTTTATGCCGTTCCTGACGGAAGAGATTTGGCAGCATCTTCCTCACGAAGGGGAATCCATTACAGTCGCCAAATGGCCTGAGGCCGTCAAAGAATATACGGACACCGAGGCCGCGGCGGATATGAAGCTTCTCGTTGAAGTCATCCGCGCCGTACGGAACATCCGCAGCGAAGTTAACACGCCGCTCAGCAAGCAGATTGAACTTTATATTAAAACGAGCACGCCGGAAATCGCTGAACGACTTGAAGAAAACCGTTCGTACGTAGAACGCTTTACGAATCCGAGCCTTCTTCAGATCGGAACGGATATTCAAGCGGTCGATAAAGCGATGACCGCTGTCGTATCTGGCGCCGAGCTGATCTTGCCGCTCGAAGGTCTGATTAACATTGACGAAGAAATCAGCCGCCTTCAAAAAGAACTCGATAAGCTGACGAAGGAAGTTGAACGGGTTCAGAAGAAATTAAGCAATGAAGGATTTATGAAAAAAGCACCTGCACATGTCATTGAAGAAGAGCGGGCGAAAGAAGCCGATTATACGGCGAAGCGTGAAGCTGTAGAAAAAAGAATCGCCGAATTGAAAAACTGA